The genomic interval CGCCAGATCGACCGGTAAAGGCCAGGCCCAGAAGACGCAGCGGTCTGTAGACGTTCTTCAGAGCCACGTCCAGTGACGTGCGCTGTGACGTCACCTGGCCGAAAGCGAGCAGGAAGAGCAGGCCAAAGCAAATTAAGCGACTCGATGACATCTCGAAAGACAGCTGTGGCGAGGGAGATAAGATAAAAAGCCGTGTAAGTCTCGACCAGGTCTGTAAAAACGAACCCCACTCCACGCCGCACACTTTCGGTTTCGCTGGTGACGTGCTCAACTTTGAACCAGTTCCCCAAACTTGGCCAAGAAATTACACAGAAGCCGCACTCGGGCCCCTTCAGTTTGTTCACCTTTGGctgtttttggcttttgttttggcaTCGGCGGCTTGAAGCCGACTAATTTTAACATTTCGGcatttaataatattgccCACGTTATGCTAATTGATTGCTATGGTACAAAATATGTGGTGGAGCCATAGATAAAGCGAAATGACTAATCAATTTGGTAAGGTGAGAAGAGAAGAGTATTTTGATGAAATACCTAGATACTAATATCAATTAAGATTCCATAATATTATGTATAAATACATGCATCTTACATAATCCGACTAAAGATAGCTAATCTTAAGTTTTTAAGTCACGTATTACTTTACTTAATTTTAAGTGCTCAAAAAACAAGAGGAACCCATTCTGTTTAATTGCCATTAAAAGTTATTCCACAAGtttcattatttattactGCTCTTTATGAAGATTTAAGTCAACACTATATTTTATGCATTCAACTCTTAAGACGTTcattaaatttgcaaaaaatataaaacgtTCAGTTCACAAACTAGccgaaaatggccaaaattATCCAAATTATACTGGACTGCAGGCGGAAGTGTCTAGGAAGGGGGAAACCGAGTCAGAGCTACATAAGACATCTAGAGAGCGTGCCAAATCCAGTTGTGATAAAGATTGATTTAAATTTCGATTTCGTTTGGCTAAGCGAATTTGCTTCCTTTCAGCCCCACacgaaacaaaagacttaggaaGCGAACGCGCAAATATAGAACAACGCGAAACCAAATACTCGTATGATACCCTCTTATCATACCTCTTATCTTATGCAAGCACGATTAATTATCCGCAGACGGATTTTCGAACTTGATATATTTCACTTGACTTATTTTTGGCGTAGTAAATCTTGCAACTCTTATGCTCACACTCGAATTGCACAATTACTTGAGATGCGATGGGCACCGCGAGTCCCGATCGAATATTCCAGGCCAAAAGCGCGATGAGCGTCCGGCTCCGTCGATGGCTTAGAACGAACTGCTGGGTAGAATTTCTGATTATGCTGATTTTATACGGAGTCCCAGCGGGCAGCGCTCGTCGGTGACTACGCATAGAATAAAATGGAATAccactaaaaacaaaaccacaATCATCGCATGTGCGGGACTGGCGAAACAGAACAAAAGTAGAAAAATATATGGCCATATATATCGGCTGTCTGAGACTCAGATTCAGACTCACATTCACATACACATACCGGTTGAAGCCGCGACTGCGAAGCGCTAAATGTGATGTTCACTTTCGTTGGGCCGATAAAAATAGTCCGCCGTCCAGATGGGCTGCCATTACACCTGTCATGCGTGGCTATTGCGATCACGATCGCGATTCTAACCAGCCCAGTCATCGTGCCTTGCGGTCCCTGGTCTGGGATGAAATCGGACATTGGTTTTATAAATAGAAGAGCTCAGACTTTGGTCCAGACGATATGCCCGTTTATAGCCGCTAATTGGCCGATGGGGATTTTAATGGCTGGGAATGCCATAAAAGAGCCAGAGATAAATGTACATTTGCATCGGCTCGGGAACAAGATGATGATCGTTTCCGATTTGGCCAAACTCACGAATAACACTTCCTATACAAGTAATCGAGACCCtgtgcctgcctgcctgcctagTGCAATTGACTAACCTTGTGCCGATACAATCATAACGGCCAGAAGCAATTAAGCCAGACACCGAATCCGGAGAAGAAGCGACAGCAACTTGTTATAAATCAACGAGCCCAATCGACACGGAGGAACCGTCAAAGCTCGGCAACACACAGCCACATCGAGTCGAGTTGGATTTGGCTGATTTATGACGTAGGCAGACAGGCCGAAGATTACTCATGTATGTGTGGCATGCTAGATGTCACTTTGGAGGATGATccaatccgatccgatccgatccacTATCCATACAAGTGCCGACACTAATGCTAAAAGTGCTTTGGGCCTGATATCACTCAATTTGGGGGAGTTCAAGTTGTGTGAAAGAGTCAGGTTATCAATCATTTTGTTTAATAGTATATGGACTCACActactttaaataaatatcacAACATTTTTACTGGCATCTTATTCGAAtggtaataaataaaattgaacaAACGAAATAAGATCCTGCAGGATGATTGTCTGAATCATTCAAAGACTTAAGGAGGAAAATATATTGGTTGATTCTGGCCCTTTTCCCTTATTTAGATTGTTGTAATAATGGGATAATTTTGttgtccttttttttttaatgaaaataaatttaattgttcATATACTCCCGTCAAAATCTGCGTAAAGATTCTTCTATTTATTCAAGAAAATAAGTAAACGCTcttattaaatgcaaaaataaagtttaattattattattaaatatatttatcgatttattgttgttattcTAAAGCTGCAAAATAGAAACTTTTCTGCCCCgcaacagaaaacaaaaatgtaagTAATCACAAGTACATTATTAAGTTGTTAATTAAGTTAATAAGCTAGTAAACAGACAAAATGTTGTAAGTATTACcgcaaatcaaaatatattcaaaatcGTGTGGGAAAACGTTGAATATTAGAGGAAACACGAAATGCAATACTCTTAAGTTTTGATATTTatcataattaatttaaattgaataaaataaaacaaacgcAAAGTTTGCGACAATTTCAAATTAAGCGGGAAAGTGGTGAGTTTTgcagtatttttttttggagcTCGTGCGGACTTGAGGTGAAGTCCGCATCGCCGACTGGTAACACTGCGCTCAGCTGTTTAGTGACTTCCTCTGTTCTGTGCTGTGTATAATTTGTTATTAGGACCTAGGCTAGGAATTACTGGTTGCACACACTCAGCGCCACTGCTCCACCGACCACCGCCCTTGCAAGGACCCACCATGAACTCCAAGGACAAGTCGAAGTTCAAGTCGTTCCTCAAATCGCTGCCGGCAGGTAACAAAGTGGGTGCACCATTGTGGGCCAGAGAACTCAATTGGGATTTCGGGATTCACAGGTTATGTGGGCGAGCGGACCCTGCGGCCGGAGTTTGAGAGGGAACTGCGCCCGGAGCAGCCGGTGGCCCAACGCTGCCGGATGCTGAAGGAACTGGGCGACATGCAGCTGCACAACTTCAATCTGGACGAGGTGCGTTCCATCGAATTGGCGCCATGCCATGAACATGTGTTGATTCTCGTAATTCGTCCCCACAGACCGCCATCACCATTCTGTTTAATCTCACCAACGATCTCATCGTGCCCAACAAGCCGGCAGAAACACGCCAGATTGCCTTGAGCTTCTATAAACGGCTCATTTACACACAGTACAAGAACCTGACCATCATGCGGGAGAAGTTCTTCCTGGTCATCCAGAACCACGAAGCCCGCGAGGATCTGCGTCACCTTCTTGAGCTGCTCGACACCCTCACCGACAATGGGAAGGATATCACAAACTTCGAGGAGAAGGTTGGCCCTAGATCTGATTTAAATGACTGGTGACTTAACTGTCTTGCTTCTTCCCACAGATTGGCAAGTTCATGCTGCTCTGGATCCCAGCCATCACGGAGGCCAATCTGCTCACCCCCTACCTTGACATTCTggtcaacctgatcaagttcAATGCGGCGCATCTGGACAAAGACATCCTTGTGGGCATCGTGCAGTGAGTGGCACACTCTTTAACCCACAACTTTTGTTTGAGGATCCCTTCTTTCCCCAGGAACGCTTGCGACCTGAGCTGCAGCGTTACCGTGAACGAAATCGGTCTGCAGTGCCTCACAATTCTGGAGATGGTCATCGGGTACACCATCTTCCCAAGCGAACCGCTGCCGCAGTGCATCACCACCTTATGCCGGACTGTGAATCATGCTCCCTACTGCCCGTCTTCTTTCAAGGTAAGTCCCTAAAACATCAAATGATTGAAATGATTGAATCATCGAGTAATGGAAGCTATACAGGGTTATGAAATTCCAATTGgtcaattataacaaaaatagttggttttttttagaaaatgtAGTTACTATTTTGATAATTTCAAATAGAATACATTCAGTTTGAatgcaaatatacatttatttgatGGTATTAACCATTTGTCGTAGAATACACTCAAACAGcaagcaaatacaaaattatttcgttCCCTTTATTAATAGTTAACGTCAGATATTGCTGTATTTAATGAATTAAATGCTTAGAATTAATCGGTTACATAGAAATGAACTTCGACGAGAACTTATCGTAACTGCTCACTGCCTCAGCTGAGGGCTGTGGAAGTTTGTCATTAGCCTGCGTCGCTGGTAATTCCTGGTCGCGGACCACTTCCTTTTCGGAGTTCTTCTGAACCGGCTTGTGTCCCTGAATCTTTACCTTATGTTTCGCTGGAATGTCAATCTGGAtattctcctcctcctccacctccacctggATATTTTCCTCCAGCTCCAGGTCTTGTTTCTCCGTCTGCAGAACCTGGCATTCGCTTCCCAGATCAAGAGCGCAGTACCGTCGTACAACATCGAAATACTGACCCCTGGGACAGCGCATTTCCAGCACTCGCTTTTTGGCGCATATGTAGTAACGTTGGCAATCTCGGCTGTGCGGTGCCAGGCGGCTCCCCGTCCGGATGCACACGTCCATAGCAATAGCTTGCTCTGTGAGTGTCGGCATTGTCGGCTTTTCCAGGCAAATTCCCGTGTGATCCGGCACACAGCTGCTCACTCGCTCGTCGAAGTAGGCTCCTGATGGACACTGGACCAGCTCGGCCTGTCCGAAGTGACAGCGGAAATATGTCTCGCAGTCGCTTGGATTGGACAGAGTGGCATTATCCGGCAGCACACAGCTGCACTGATGGGCTGCACTTATGGCCACTGGGAGGCAGGCTCTTCGGGCTGGATCAAAGTAGTTTCCGACGGAACATTTTCCCACGGCGAAGGATCCTCCCTCCAGGCATTGTCGGTATTGCGTGCAATCGCTGTGGACTCGCTCCACACTATTTGTAAGGCCACAAAATACGGATTCATCGGTGCAGGCTCCGGGAACACAAATCATGAGCTCCTTGCTAAAATGGTACTCCGCCGGACAGCTGAACTCCTGGAAGGGCAGGTCATCGTCGCCAGTGCAAACATAGAACCTTTGGC from Drosophila mauritiana strain mau12 chromosome 3L, ASM438214v1, whole genome shotgun sequence carries:
- the LOC117139155 gene encoding peritrophin-48, translating into MEKFLLLPDRLLVIWLLSAITAASVKAELTDISAICRISDPWQMLPDKDNCQRFYVCTGDDDLPFQEFSCPAEYHFSKELMICVPGACTDESVFCGLTNSVERVHSDCTQYRQCLEGGSFAVGKCSVGNYFDPARRACLPVAISAAHQCSCVLPDNATLSNPSDCETYFRCHFGQAELVQCPSGAYFDERVSSCVPDHTGICLEKPTMPTLTEQAIAMDVCIRTGSRLAPHSRDCQRYYICAKKRVLEMRCPRGQYFDVVRRYCALDLGSECQVLQTEKQDLELEENIQVEVEEEENIQIDIPAKHKVKIQGHKPVQKNSEKEVVRDQELPATQANDKLPQPSAEAVSSYDKFSSKFISM